A single genomic interval of Helicoverpa armigera isolate CAAS_96S chromosome 13, ASM3070526v1, whole genome shotgun sequence harbors:
- the LOC110370755 gene encoding disks large 1 tumor suppressor protein isoform X18 — protein MPVRKQEAHRALELLEDYHSKLVKPQDRQLRLAIERVIRIFKSRLFQALLDIQEFYELTLLDDTKSVQQKTAETIRIANKWEADNVRREVRKLKIPHTEDGDYRSVSNAFLQENHRKSESRNATPDSTKAYSVVLQTGEPEEKKAHVTSPEMKQPLQVNGIEGGGTERTQGEDGYIYMTVVLSRAGGAGLGFSIAGGSDNPHVADDPHIYVTKLIPGGAAAASQLQINDAILQVNDTSVDSVTHADAVDALKKAGNTVRLKIRRRATEDTSNSLHVTKPEESVEIELVKGGSGLGFSIAGGLGNQHIPGDNGIYVTKIMAGGAAHRDGRLRVGDKLLMVKNTSHGDVNLDNVTHEDAVAALKATGERVLLVLVPGPRHGQPSPRTSRANTPTRMTIENTETASSTANSLRREDVTDSNEESRVVDLEKGPQGLGFNIVGGEDGHGIYVSFLLAGGPAERSGQLRRGDRLLAVNDVDITHATHEQAAKALKSTGQNVKLTVVYRPQEYNKFEARINELKQHHTLLRTSQKRSLYVRALFDYDPIRDDGLPSRGLPFRYGDILHVTNASDDEWWQARRLDKSEGEAIGIIPSKRRWERKQRARDRQVKFQGQGTPVSTSQSTLERKKKTLSFSRKFPFMKSREDGKSEDGSDQEPFMLCYTQEDANADGQDETVLSYETVQQLTITYTRPVIILGPLKDRINDDLISEFPEKFGSCVPHTTRPRRDYEVDGRDYHFVSSREQMERDIQNHLFIEAGQYNDNLYGTSVASVREVAEKGKHCILDVSGNAIKRLQVAQLYPIAIFIKPKSIESIMEMNKRMTEEQAKKTYERALKMEQEFAEYFTAVVTGDTPEEIYAKVKAVITAESGPTVWVPRRDPL, from the exons ATGCCAGTTCGTAAGCAAG AGGCACACCGAGCATTAGAACTGCTGGAAGACTACCACAGCAAATTGGTAAAGCCGCAGGACCGACAACTTCGCCTTGCCATCGAGAGAGTCATTAGGATATTTAAATCACGACTTTTTCAAGCTCTACTTG ATATTCAAGAGTTCTACGAGCTCACACTTCTCGATGACACCAAGTCGGTTCAACAAAAGACTGCGGAAACGATACGGATCGCGAACAAATGGGAAGCTGATAACGTTCGACGGGAGGTAAGGAAATTGAAA ATCCCACATACAGAAGATGGCGACTACCGAAGTGTATCCAATGCATTTCTCCAAGAGAATCATAGGAAATCTGAATCACGAAATGCCACGCCAGATTCGACAAAG GCGTATTCTGTCGTGTTACAGACTGGAGAACCCGAGGAAAAGAAG GCTCACGTCACATCACCAGAAATGAAgcag CCGTTACAGGTAAATGGCATAGAAGGTGGTGGTACGGAGCGCACACAAGGTGAGGATGGGTACATCTACATGACGGTGGTGCTGTCGCGGGCGGGAGGCGCGGGGCTCGGCTTCAGCATCGCGGGGGGGTCTGACAACCCTCACGTGGCCGATGACCCACACATCTATGTCACAAAACTCATTCCTGGGGGTGCGGCTGCTGCTAGTCAGCTGCAGATCAATGATGCCATATTACAG GTGAATGATACGAGTGTTGACAGTGTTACGCACGCTGACGCAGTTGATGCATTAAAAAAGGCTGGCAATACTGTGAGACTG aaAATACGACGTCGCGCGACTGAAGATACTTCAAACAGTTTACATGTTACAAAGCCGGAGGAATCCGTAGAGATCGAGTTAGTGAAGGGTGGCTCTGGTCTCGGGTTCAGTATAGCGGGGGGTCTCGGAAACCAACACATCCCGGGCGACAATGGTATTTACGTGACCAAGATAATGGCTGGTGGTGCTGCTCATAGAGACGGCCGATTGAGAGTCGGCGATAAACTGTTAATGGTCAAGAATACTTCG CACGGAGATGTGAACCTTGACAATGTGACACACGAAGACGCCGTGGCTGCGCTCAAAGCGACGGGCGAGCGAGTGTTACTGGTGCTAGTACCCGGCCCGAGGCATGGACAGCCTTCTCCGAGGACCTCGCGAGCTAATACTC CAACGAGAATGACTATTGAAAATACTGAAACAGCGTCAAGCACGGCCAACTCGCTGCGTCGGGAGGATGTCACGGATAGCAATGAGGAGTCGAGGGTCGTTGACCTCGAAAAG GGTCCCCAAGGTCTCGGCTTCAACATAGTTGGTGGTGAAGATGGTCATGGAATCTATGTGTCGTTCCTACTGGCGGGCGGCCCGGCCGAGCGTTCGGGGCAACTGCGGCGCGGGGACCGGCTTCTAGCCGTCAATGACGTCGATATCACGCATGCCACGCACGAACAGGCTGCTAAGGCTTTGAAG AGCACAGGACAGAATGTGAAGCTAACAGTGGTGTACAGGCCACAGGAATACAACAAGTTTGAAGCGCGCATCAATGAACTCAAGCAACATCATACGCTACTCAGGACATCCCAGAAACGATCCCTCTATGTTAG AGCACTGTTCGATTACGACCCAATCCGAGACGATGGTCTACCCTCAAGAGGTTTGCCCTTCCGATACGGTGATATTTTGCATGTGACCAACGCTTCGGACGACGAATGGTGGCAAGCCAG AAGGCTGGACAAGTCTGAGGGCGAGGCGATCGGCATCATCCCGTCCAAGCGGCGCTGGGAGCGCAAGCAGCGGGCGCGGGACCGACAGGTCAAGTTCCAGGGGCAGGGGACGCCCGTTAGCACT AGCCAGTCAACACTcgaaaggaaaaagaaaacacTGTCGTTCAGCAGAAAGTTCCCGTTCATGAAGAGTCGAGAGGACGGCAAATCTGAGGACGGTTCAGACCAAGAAc CTTTCATGCTTTGTTATACTCAGGAGGATGCTAACGCGGACG GTCAAGATGAAACGGTGCTATCGTATGAGACCGTTCAACAGTTGACCATAACATACACGCGACCCGTGATAATCCTGGGCCCTCTCAAGGACAGAATAAACGACGATCTAATATCTGAGTTTCCTGAGAAGTTCGGCAGCTGTGTGCCAC ACACGACCCGCCCCCGACGCGACTACGAAGTCGATGGTCGCGACTACCACTTCGTGTCGAGCCGCGAACAGATGGAGCGGGACATACAGAACCATCTGTTCATTGAAGCCGGACAGTACAATGATAACCTGTACGGTACCTCCGTCGCGTCCGTCAGAGAAGTCGCTGAGAAG GGAAAACATTGCATTTTGGACGTGAGCGGTAATGCAATCAAGAGATTACAAGTAGCGCAACTTTACCCTATTGccatatttataaaaccaaaGAGCATAGAGTCTATAAT
- the LOC110370755 gene encoding disks large 1 tumor suppressor protein isoform X6, which produces MRVVRHPLLRSIPKAHRALELLEDYHSKLVKPQDRQLRLAIERVIRIFKSRLFQALLDIQEFYELTLLDDTKSVQQKTAETIRIANKWEADNVRREVRKLKIPHTEDGDYRSVSNAFLQENHRKSESRNATPDSTKAYSVVLQTGEPEEKKAHVTSPEMKQPLQVNGIEGGGTERTQGEDGYIYMTVVLSRAGGAGLGFSIAGGSDNPHVADDPHIYVTKLIPGGAAAASQLQINDAILQVNDTSVDSVTHADAVDALKKAGNTVRLKIRRRATEDTSNSLHVTKPEESVEIELVKGGSGLGFSIAGGLGNQHIPGDNGIYVTKIMAGGAAHRDGRLRVGDKLLMVKNTSHGDVNLDNVTHEDAVAALKATGERVLLVLVPGPRHGQPSPRTSRANTPSSTANSLRREDVTDSNEESRVVDLEKGPQGLGFNIVGGEDGHGIYVSFLLAGGPAERSGQLRRGDRLLAVNDVDITHATHEQAAKALKSTGQNVKLTVVYRPQEYNKFEARINELKQHHTLLRTSQKRSLYVRALFDYDPIRDDGLPSRGLPFRYGDILHVTNASDDEWWQARRLDKSEGEAIGIIPSKRRWERKQRARDRQVKFQGQGTPVSTSQSTLERKKKTLSFSRKFPFMKSREDGKSEDGSDQEPFMLCYTQEDANADGEILYRVELPMMEEITLIYLEDESQDETVLSYETVQQLTITYTRPVIILGPLKDRINDDLISEFPEKFGSCVPHTTRPRRDYEVDGRDYHFVSSREQMERDIQNHLFIEAGQYNDNLYGTSVASVREVAEKGKHCILDVSGNAIKRLQVAQLYPIAIFIKPKSIESIMEMNKRMTEEQAKKTYERALKMEQEFAEYFTAVVTGDTPEEIYAKVKAVITAESGPTVWVPRRDPL; this is translated from the exons ATGAGGGTTGTGAGGCACCCGCTTCTGCGTTCCATACCGA AGGCACACCGAGCATTAGAACTGCTGGAAGACTACCACAGCAAATTGGTAAAGCCGCAGGACCGACAACTTCGCCTTGCCATCGAGAGAGTCATTAGGATATTTAAATCACGACTTTTTCAAGCTCTACTTG ATATTCAAGAGTTCTACGAGCTCACACTTCTCGATGACACCAAGTCGGTTCAACAAAAGACTGCGGAAACGATACGGATCGCGAACAAATGGGAAGCTGATAACGTTCGACGGGAGGTAAGGAAATTGAAA ATCCCACATACAGAAGATGGCGACTACCGAAGTGTATCCAATGCATTTCTCCAAGAGAATCATAGGAAATCTGAATCACGAAATGCCACGCCAGATTCGACAAAG GCGTATTCTGTCGTGTTACAGACTGGAGAACCCGAGGAAAAGAAG GCTCACGTCACATCACCAGAAATGAAgcag CCGTTACAGGTAAATGGCATAGAAGGTGGTGGTACGGAGCGCACACAAGGTGAGGATGGGTACATCTACATGACGGTGGTGCTGTCGCGGGCGGGAGGCGCGGGGCTCGGCTTCAGCATCGCGGGGGGGTCTGACAACCCTCACGTGGCCGATGACCCACACATCTATGTCACAAAACTCATTCCTGGGGGTGCGGCTGCTGCTAGTCAGCTGCAGATCAATGATGCCATATTACAG GTGAATGATACGAGTGTTGACAGTGTTACGCACGCTGACGCAGTTGATGCATTAAAAAAGGCTGGCAATACTGTGAGACTG aaAATACGACGTCGCGCGACTGAAGATACTTCAAACAGTTTACATGTTACAAAGCCGGAGGAATCCGTAGAGATCGAGTTAGTGAAGGGTGGCTCTGGTCTCGGGTTCAGTATAGCGGGGGGTCTCGGAAACCAACACATCCCGGGCGACAATGGTATTTACGTGACCAAGATAATGGCTGGTGGTGCTGCTCATAGAGACGGCCGATTGAGAGTCGGCGATAAACTGTTAATGGTCAAGAATACTTCG CACGGAGATGTGAACCTTGACAATGTGACACACGAAGACGCCGTGGCTGCGCTCAAAGCGACGGGCGAGCGAGTGTTACTGGTGCTAGTACCCGGCCCGAGGCATGGACAGCCTTCTCCGAGGACCTCGCGAGCTAATACTC CGTCAAGCACGGCCAACTCGCTGCGTCGGGAGGATGTCACGGATAGCAATGAGGAGTCGAGGGTCGTTGACCTCGAAAAG GGTCCCCAAGGTCTCGGCTTCAACATAGTTGGTGGTGAAGATGGTCATGGAATCTATGTGTCGTTCCTACTGGCGGGCGGCCCGGCCGAGCGTTCGGGGCAACTGCGGCGCGGGGACCGGCTTCTAGCCGTCAATGACGTCGATATCACGCATGCCACGCACGAACAGGCTGCTAAGGCTTTGAAG AGCACAGGACAGAATGTGAAGCTAACAGTGGTGTACAGGCCACAGGAATACAACAAGTTTGAAGCGCGCATCAATGAACTCAAGCAACATCATACGCTACTCAGGACATCCCAGAAACGATCCCTCTATGTTAG AGCACTGTTCGATTACGACCCAATCCGAGACGATGGTCTACCCTCAAGAGGTTTGCCCTTCCGATACGGTGATATTTTGCATGTGACCAACGCTTCGGACGACGAATGGTGGCAAGCCAG AAGGCTGGACAAGTCTGAGGGCGAGGCGATCGGCATCATCCCGTCCAAGCGGCGCTGGGAGCGCAAGCAGCGGGCGCGGGACCGACAGGTCAAGTTCCAGGGGCAGGGGACGCCCGTTAGCACT AGCCAGTCAACACTcgaaaggaaaaagaaaacacTGTCGTTCAGCAGAAAGTTCCCGTTCATGAAGAGTCGAGAGGACGGCAAATCTGAGGACGGTTCAGACCAAGAAc CTTTCATGCTTTGTTATACTCAGGAGGATGCTAACGCGGACG GGGAAATCTTGTACCGAGTGGAACTTCCCATGATGGAGGAGATAACGCTCATTTATCTCGAGGACGAGA GTCAAGATGAAACGGTGCTATCGTATGAGACCGTTCAACAGTTGACCATAACATACACGCGACCCGTGATAATCCTGGGCCCTCTCAAGGACAGAATAAACGACGATCTAATATCTGAGTTTCCTGAGAAGTTCGGCAGCTGTGTGCCAC ACACGACCCGCCCCCGACGCGACTACGAAGTCGATGGTCGCGACTACCACTTCGTGTCGAGCCGCGAACAGATGGAGCGGGACATACAGAACCATCTGTTCATTGAAGCCGGACAGTACAATGATAACCTGTACGGTACCTCCGTCGCGTCCGTCAGAGAAGTCGCTGAGAAG GGAAAACATTGCATTTTGGACGTGAGCGGTAATGCAATCAAGAGATTACAAGTAGCGCAACTTTACCCTATTGccatatttataaaaccaaaGAGCATAGAGTCTATAAT
- the LOC110370755 gene encoding disks large 1 tumor suppressor protein isoform X3, whose product MRVVRHPLLRSIPKAHRALELLEDYHSKLVKPQDRQLRLAIERVIRIFKSRLFQALLDIQEFYELTLLDDTKSVQQKTAETIRIANKWEADNVRREVRKLKIPHTEDGDYRSVSNAFLQENHRKSESRNATPDSTKAYSVVLQTGEPEEKKAHVTSPEMKQVNGIEGGGTERTQGEDGYIYMTVVLSRAGGAGLGFSIAGGSDNPHVADDPHIYVTKLIPGGAAAASQLQINDAILQVNDTSVDSVTHADAVDALKKAGNTVRLKIRRRATEDTSNSLHVTKPEESVEIELVKGGSGLGFSIAGGLGNQHIPGDNGIYVTKIMAGGAAHRDGRLRVGDKLLMVKNTSHGDVNLDNVTHEDAVAALKATGERVLLVLVPGPRHGQPSPRTSRANTPTRMTIENTETASSTANSLRREDVTDSNEESRVVDLEKGPQGLGFNIVGGEDGHGIYVSFLLAGGPAERSGQLRRGDRLLAVNDVDITHATHEQAAKALKSTGQNVKLTVVYRPQEYNKFEARINELKQHHTLLRTSQKRSLYVRALFDYDPIRDDGLPSRGLPFRYGDILHVTNASDDEWWQARRLDKSEGEAIGIIPSKRRWERKQRARDRQVKFQGQGTPVSTSQSTLERKKKTLSFSRKFPFMKSREDGKSEDGSDQEPFMLCYTQEDANADGEILYRVELPMMEEITLIYLEDESQDETVLSYETVQQLTITYTRPVIILGPLKDRINDDLISEFPEKFGSCVPHTTRPRRDYEVDGRDYHFVSSREQMERDIQNHLFIEAGQYNDNLYGTSVASVREVAEKGKHCILDVSGNAIKRLQVAQLYPIAIFIKPKSIESIMEMNKRMTEEQAKKTYERALKMEQEFAEYFTAVVTGDTPEEIYAKVKAVITAESGPTVWVPRRDPL is encoded by the exons ATGAGGGTTGTGAGGCACCCGCTTCTGCGTTCCATACCGA AGGCACACCGAGCATTAGAACTGCTGGAAGACTACCACAGCAAATTGGTAAAGCCGCAGGACCGACAACTTCGCCTTGCCATCGAGAGAGTCATTAGGATATTTAAATCACGACTTTTTCAAGCTCTACTTG ATATTCAAGAGTTCTACGAGCTCACACTTCTCGATGACACCAAGTCGGTTCAACAAAAGACTGCGGAAACGATACGGATCGCGAACAAATGGGAAGCTGATAACGTTCGACGGGAGGTAAGGAAATTGAAA ATCCCACATACAGAAGATGGCGACTACCGAAGTGTATCCAATGCATTTCTCCAAGAGAATCATAGGAAATCTGAATCACGAAATGCCACGCCAGATTCGACAAAG GCGTATTCTGTCGTGTTACAGACTGGAGAACCCGAGGAAAAGAAG GCTCACGTCACATCACCAGAAATGAAgcag GTAAATGGCATAGAAGGTGGTGGTACGGAGCGCACACAAGGTGAGGATGGGTACATCTACATGACGGTGGTGCTGTCGCGGGCGGGAGGCGCGGGGCTCGGCTTCAGCATCGCGGGGGGGTCTGACAACCCTCACGTGGCCGATGACCCACACATCTATGTCACAAAACTCATTCCTGGGGGTGCGGCTGCTGCTAGTCAGCTGCAGATCAATGATGCCATATTACAG GTGAATGATACGAGTGTTGACAGTGTTACGCACGCTGACGCAGTTGATGCATTAAAAAAGGCTGGCAATACTGTGAGACTG aaAATACGACGTCGCGCGACTGAAGATACTTCAAACAGTTTACATGTTACAAAGCCGGAGGAATCCGTAGAGATCGAGTTAGTGAAGGGTGGCTCTGGTCTCGGGTTCAGTATAGCGGGGGGTCTCGGAAACCAACACATCCCGGGCGACAATGGTATTTACGTGACCAAGATAATGGCTGGTGGTGCTGCTCATAGAGACGGCCGATTGAGAGTCGGCGATAAACTGTTAATGGTCAAGAATACTTCG CACGGAGATGTGAACCTTGACAATGTGACACACGAAGACGCCGTGGCTGCGCTCAAAGCGACGGGCGAGCGAGTGTTACTGGTGCTAGTACCCGGCCCGAGGCATGGACAGCCTTCTCCGAGGACCTCGCGAGCTAATACTC CAACGAGAATGACTATTGAAAATACTGAAACAGCGTCAAGCACGGCCAACTCGCTGCGTCGGGAGGATGTCACGGATAGCAATGAGGAGTCGAGGGTCGTTGACCTCGAAAAG GGTCCCCAAGGTCTCGGCTTCAACATAGTTGGTGGTGAAGATGGTCATGGAATCTATGTGTCGTTCCTACTGGCGGGCGGCCCGGCCGAGCGTTCGGGGCAACTGCGGCGCGGGGACCGGCTTCTAGCCGTCAATGACGTCGATATCACGCATGCCACGCACGAACAGGCTGCTAAGGCTTTGAAG AGCACAGGACAGAATGTGAAGCTAACAGTGGTGTACAGGCCACAGGAATACAACAAGTTTGAAGCGCGCATCAATGAACTCAAGCAACATCATACGCTACTCAGGACATCCCAGAAACGATCCCTCTATGTTAG AGCACTGTTCGATTACGACCCAATCCGAGACGATGGTCTACCCTCAAGAGGTTTGCCCTTCCGATACGGTGATATTTTGCATGTGACCAACGCTTCGGACGACGAATGGTGGCAAGCCAG AAGGCTGGACAAGTCTGAGGGCGAGGCGATCGGCATCATCCCGTCCAAGCGGCGCTGGGAGCGCAAGCAGCGGGCGCGGGACCGACAGGTCAAGTTCCAGGGGCAGGGGACGCCCGTTAGCACT AGCCAGTCAACACTcgaaaggaaaaagaaaacacTGTCGTTCAGCAGAAAGTTCCCGTTCATGAAGAGTCGAGAGGACGGCAAATCTGAGGACGGTTCAGACCAAGAAc CTTTCATGCTTTGTTATACTCAGGAGGATGCTAACGCGGACG GGGAAATCTTGTACCGAGTGGAACTTCCCATGATGGAGGAGATAACGCTCATTTATCTCGAGGACGAGA GTCAAGATGAAACGGTGCTATCGTATGAGACCGTTCAACAGTTGACCATAACATACACGCGACCCGTGATAATCCTGGGCCCTCTCAAGGACAGAATAAACGACGATCTAATATCTGAGTTTCCTGAGAAGTTCGGCAGCTGTGTGCCAC ACACGACCCGCCCCCGACGCGACTACGAAGTCGATGGTCGCGACTACCACTTCGTGTCGAGCCGCGAACAGATGGAGCGGGACATACAGAACCATCTGTTCATTGAAGCCGGACAGTACAATGATAACCTGTACGGTACCTCCGTCGCGTCCGTCAGAGAAGTCGCTGAGAAG GGAAAACATTGCATTTTGGACGTGAGCGGTAATGCAATCAAGAGATTACAAGTAGCGCAACTTTACCCTATTGccatatttataaaaccaaaGAGCATAGAGTCTATAAT
- the LOC110370755 gene encoding disks large 1 tumor suppressor protein isoform X8, giving the protein MRVVRHPLLRSIPKAHRALELLEDYHSKLVKPQDRQLRLAIERVIRIFKSRLFQALLDIQEFYELTLLDDTKSVQQKTAETIRIANKWEADNVRREVRKLKIPHTEDGDYRSVSNAFLQENHRKSESRNATPDSTKAYSVVLQTGEPEEKKAHVTSPEMKQVNGIEGGGTERTQGEDGYIYMTVVLSRAGGAGLGFSIAGGSDNPHVADDPHIYVTKLIPGGAAAASQLQINDAILQVNDTSVDSVTHADAVDALKKAGNTVRLKIRRRATEDTSNSLHVTKPEESVEIELVKGGSGLGFSIAGGLGNQHIPGDNGIYVTKIMAGGAAHRDGRLRVGDKLLMVKNTSHGDVNLDNVTHEDAVAALKATGERVLLVLVPGPRHGQPSPRTSRANTPSSTANSLRREDVTDSNEESRVVDLEKGPQGLGFNIVGGEDGHGIYVSFLLAGGPAERSGQLRRGDRLLAVNDVDITHATHEQAAKALKSTGQNVKLTVVYRPQEYNKFEARINELKQHHTLLRTSQKRSLYVRALFDYDPIRDDGLPSRGLPFRYGDILHVTNASDDEWWQARRLDKSEGEAIGIIPSKRRWERKQRARDRQVKFQGQGTPVSTSQSTLERKKKTLSFSRKFPFMKSREDGKSEDGSDQEPFMLCYTQEDANADGEILYRVELPMMEEITLIYLEDESQDETVLSYETVQQLTITYTRPVIILGPLKDRINDDLISEFPEKFGSCVPHTTRPRRDYEVDGRDYHFVSSREQMERDIQNHLFIEAGQYNDNLYGTSVASVREVAEKGKHCILDVSGNAIKRLQVAQLYPIAIFIKPKSIESIMEMNKRMTEEQAKKTYERALKMEQEFAEYFTAVVTGDTPEEIYAKVKAVITAESGPTVWVPRRDPL; this is encoded by the exons ATGAGGGTTGTGAGGCACCCGCTTCTGCGTTCCATACCGA AGGCACACCGAGCATTAGAACTGCTGGAAGACTACCACAGCAAATTGGTAAAGCCGCAGGACCGACAACTTCGCCTTGCCATCGAGAGAGTCATTAGGATATTTAAATCACGACTTTTTCAAGCTCTACTTG ATATTCAAGAGTTCTACGAGCTCACACTTCTCGATGACACCAAGTCGGTTCAACAAAAGACTGCGGAAACGATACGGATCGCGAACAAATGGGAAGCTGATAACGTTCGACGGGAGGTAAGGAAATTGAAA ATCCCACATACAGAAGATGGCGACTACCGAAGTGTATCCAATGCATTTCTCCAAGAGAATCATAGGAAATCTGAATCACGAAATGCCACGCCAGATTCGACAAAG GCGTATTCTGTCGTGTTACAGACTGGAGAACCCGAGGAAAAGAAG GCTCACGTCACATCACCAGAAATGAAgcag GTAAATGGCATAGAAGGTGGTGGTACGGAGCGCACACAAGGTGAGGATGGGTACATCTACATGACGGTGGTGCTGTCGCGGGCGGGAGGCGCGGGGCTCGGCTTCAGCATCGCGGGGGGGTCTGACAACCCTCACGTGGCCGATGACCCACACATCTATGTCACAAAACTCATTCCTGGGGGTGCGGCTGCTGCTAGTCAGCTGCAGATCAATGATGCCATATTACAG GTGAATGATACGAGTGTTGACAGTGTTACGCACGCTGACGCAGTTGATGCATTAAAAAAGGCTGGCAATACTGTGAGACTG aaAATACGACGTCGCGCGACTGAAGATACTTCAAACAGTTTACATGTTACAAAGCCGGAGGAATCCGTAGAGATCGAGTTAGTGAAGGGTGGCTCTGGTCTCGGGTTCAGTATAGCGGGGGGTCTCGGAAACCAACACATCCCGGGCGACAATGGTATTTACGTGACCAAGATAATGGCTGGTGGTGCTGCTCATAGAGACGGCCGATTGAGAGTCGGCGATAAACTGTTAATGGTCAAGAATACTTCG CACGGAGATGTGAACCTTGACAATGTGACACACGAAGACGCCGTGGCTGCGCTCAAAGCGACGGGCGAGCGAGTGTTACTGGTGCTAGTACCCGGCCCGAGGCATGGACAGCCTTCTCCGAGGACCTCGCGAGCTAATACTC CGTCAAGCACGGCCAACTCGCTGCGTCGGGAGGATGTCACGGATAGCAATGAGGAGTCGAGGGTCGTTGACCTCGAAAAG GGTCCCCAAGGTCTCGGCTTCAACATAGTTGGTGGTGAAGATGGTCATGGAATCTATGTGTCGTTCCTACTGGCGGGCGGCCCGGCCGAGCGTTCGGGGCAACTGCGGCGCGGGGACCGGCTTCTAGCCGTCAATGACGTCGATATCACGCATGCCACGCACGAACAGGCTGCTAAGGCTTTGAAG AGCACAGGACAGAATGTGAAGCTAACAGTGGTGTACAGGCCACAGGAATACAACAAGTTTGAAGCGCGCATCAATGAACTCAAGCAACATCATACGCTACTCAGGACATCCCAGAAACGATCCCTCTATGTTAG AGCACTGTTCGATTACGACCCAATCCGAGACGATGGTCTACCCTCAAGAGGTTTGCCCTTCCGATACGGTGATATTTTGCATGTGACCAACGCTTCGGACGACGAATGGTGGCAAGCCAG AAGGCTGGACAAGTCTGAGGGCGAGGCGATCGGCATCATCCCGTCCAAGCGGCGCTGGGAGCGCAAGCAGCGGGCGCGGGACCGACAGGTCAAGTTCCAGGGGCAGGGGACGCCCGTTAGCACT AGCCAGTCAACACTcgaaaggaaaaagaaaacacTGTCGTTCAGCAGAAAGTTCCCGTTCATGAAGAGTCGAGAGGACGGCAAATCTGAGGACGGTTCAGACCAAGAAc CTTTCATGCTTTGTTATACTCAGGAGGATGCTAACGCGGACG GGGAAATCTTGTACCGAGTGGAACTTCCCATGATGGAGGAGATAACGCTCATTTATCTCGAGGACGAGA GTCAAGATGAAACGGTGCTATCGTATGAGACCGTTCAACAGTTGACCATAACATACACGCGACCCGTGATAATCCTGGGCCCTCTCAAGGACAGAATAAACGACGATCTAATATCTGAGTTTCCTGAGAAGTTCGGCAGCTGTGTGCCAC ACACGACCCGCCCCCGACGCGACTACGAAGTCGATGGTCGCGACTACCACTTCGTGTCGAGCCGCGAACAGATGGAGCGGGACATACAGAACCATCTGTTCATTGAAGCCGGACAGTACAATGATAACCTGTACGGTACCTCCGTCGCGTCCGTCAGAGAAGTCGCTGAGAAG GGAAAACATTGCATTTTGGACGTGAGCGGTAATGCAATCAAGAGATTACAAGTAGCGCAACTTTACCCTATTGccatatttataaaaccaaaGAGCATAGAGTCTATAAT